From a single Osmerus eperlanus chromosome 8, fOsmEpe2.1, whole genome shotgun sequence genomic region:
- the znf106b gene encoding zinc finger protein 106 isoform X2 — MQYRQAARDYLLELRMTNVTMKNPAAKSNCMLCRMSFNKTKAHNHMQSLQHHRELEAVTGRDYTHDCQACGTSHIGLKCYASHISTPKHKANIKKLILKNKKPIFVEWTLDNETLSRIRIRNKELRLSQKKKRNKTKKHNLQQQKTMKPATAEGRQKNITPGQNQKQVKRQQPLVKTQTRIATSQPEQKDQNKENRLAGRLGWLLPGYPSTPQHHGGGKSDKPERLSHNKQSQATQSTSSKRKDHNKSITSGSCNNKHQNKFTRDDDNERLSLAGKLEKEKNNPQGAKPVNHTPHKSTMSISRDMGLYNSFTGSGTDLDYTNDDLPEAGSITFHMWPMPNIPERAPDSGKSALNTPVSTCRLHDPNPGPSQVEDKDIGPIRSEEVTVMLHQIRRALGRRDPCRASSEAQTQPHREKKTELSKATVDPMSDTKRQINGDSAAQGRVPRLRTLELPPSLSRHISEAGPQPNLNTACRIRNASESWKGQAEKEAALKPTMQKLLSLSGSHRKVNWKLYQEATRKNQQKVKGMPRFGIELVHHLSNPEGLTVDEEIPLSGHHDLSPPPAQASPDGEGASRAQRVEQPRAASGFPVSLKAEPSWCHGDDGVVVHRAEKRKRCNTDSELPGVSADHSGERQKGKLKKDSGQVDQLLAVSLKEEELSRSMLAVDASLIQARSSLQAAYTEVQRLLLVKQQVIAEVSGLRARRIEILQGMQVGYSVVTSNEDTATALSTHNSPPPAPVLSNPYVVSSILPPVAFSPPLPTLTASLHTLGPLPPTINPDPQHLPLYSLPSQILKQEYVFPPSLETVAVSPNLQRASQSPSSPITTPVPPSVAQLMPPTAPSNPASLLVNLPAVSPPNNQREVNVTTAPTLSKSVDVREDKLRLEMKRSLEDSSSSASDSEEDLEGPIKASVASESLEDSDCSIQMVETTSASRMEEVVAIEDSDSEDDRGSPAPPQASSTPPGPLEPSIVEVSSSSTQTRVPPALLKGIKQDPHKTGPSDEEPSLGFFEGHTGPVHGLQIHEGLLYTCSGDNTARTFNLQSRQCQAVFEGHTNKINCLLVSSLPGLPSRLYTGSSDQTVRCYSIKSMKCLEQISLSDRVLCLHTAWKILYVGLANGSVVSFELKTQRQLDVFECHGPRGVSCLGTAQEGSRRVLLVGSYDSSISVRDARSGLLLRSLQGHTKTVLCMKVVNDLVFSGSSDTSVHAHNIHNGELVRIYKGHGHAVTALAILGKVMVTASLDKLVRVYELQSHDRLQVYGGHTDMVMCMAIHKSIIYTGCYDGTVQAVKLNLIENYRCWWQGCSLIFAVADHLVQHLLCDHSNAQLQNVKCRWKSCDAFFSAKQSSLKELPGHMQSHVKKDSKLET, encoded by the exons atgcaataccgCCAAGCTGCGAGGG ATTACCTTTTAGAGTTAAGAATGACCAACGTTACCATGAAAAATCCTGCCGCAAAGAGCAACTGTATGCTGTGCAGAATGTCATTTAACAAAACA AAAGCACATAATCATATGCAGAGCCTGCAACACCACCGGGAACTTGAGGCTGTGACAGGCAG GGACTATACTCATGATTGCCAGGCTTGTGGGACAAGCCACATTGGTCTGAAGTGCTATGCAAGTCACATATCTACACCTAAACACAAAGCCAACATAAAAAAGTTGATTCTGAAAAATAAAAAGCCCATCTTCGTTGAGTGGACCCTGGACAATGAGACCCTTTCAAGAATCAGGATACGCAACAAAGAACTCAGACTTTCACA gaaaaagaaaagaaacaagaCAAAGAAGCACAACTTGCAGCAACAAAAGACAATGAAACCTGCAACAGCAGAGGGGCGACAGAAGAACATAACCCCTGGACAGAATCAAAAGCAGGTGAAAAGACAGCAACCTCTGGTGAAGACCCAAACCAGAATTGCAACAAGTCAGCCTGAGCAGAAGGATCAGAATAAGGAGAACAGGTTAGCTGGAAGACTTGGGTGGCTGCTGCCTGGATACCCCAGCACACCCCAGCATCATGGTGGTGGAAAGTCTGATAAACCGGAGAGACTTAGCCACAATAAGCAATCCCAGGCCACCCAATCAACAAGCTCAAAACGAAAGGACCATAATAAATCCATTACTTCAGGTTCTTGCAACAACAAGCACCAGAATAAATTCACCAGAGATGACGACAATGAGAGGTTGTCATTAGCAGGCAagcttgaaaaagaaaaaaataacccTCAAGGAGCTAAACCAGTCAACCACACTCCACACAAGTCAACTATGTCCATCAGCAGAGACATGGGTCTTTATAATAGCTTTACTGGTAGTGGCACAGACCTGGACTACACCAATGATGACTTACCTGAAGCTGGGTCCATAACATTTCATATGTGGCCCATGCCGAACATTCCGGAAAGAGCCCCGGACTCAGGGAAAAGTGCACTCAACACTCCTGTGTCTACCTGTAGATTACATGACCCTAACCCAGGCCCTTCCCAGGTTGAAGACAAAGACATTGGTCCCATACGGAGTGAGGAAGTCACTGTGATGCTCCACCAGATTAGGAgggccctggggaggagggatcCATGCAGGGCCTCCAGTGAAGCACAGACTCAGCCGCacagagaaaagaaaacagagcTGTCAAAGGCAACTGTGGACCCCATGTCTGACACAAAAAGGCAGATTAACGGGGATAGTGCAGCCCAGGGAAGGGTGCCCAGACTCCGTACCCTggagctgcccccctcccttagCAGACATATTAGTGAAGCAGGGCCTCAGCCCAACCTCAACACGGCTTGCAGGATCCGGAACGCCAGCGAATCATGGAAGGGCCAGGCAGAGAAGGAGGCGGCGCTGAAGCCCACCATGCAGAAACTGCTGAGCTTGTCTGGCTCCCATAGGAAGGTCAACTGGAAGCTGTACCAGGAGGCCACCAGGAAAAACCAGCAGAAGGTCAAAGGCATGCCCAG GTTTGGGATTGAGCTGGTACATCATCTTTCCAACCCAGAGGGCTTGACTGTTGACGAGGAAATTCCCCTGTCTGGGCACCAtgacctgtctcctcccccagcccaggcTTCACCTGACGGAGAGGGAGCGTCCAGGGCCCAGAGGGTGGAACAGCCCAGAGCAGCGTCAgggttccctgtctctctgaagGCAGAGCCTAGCTGGTGTCATGGTGACGATGGAGTAGTGGTCCACAGAgctgagaagaggaagaggtgtAACact GATAGCGAACTACCTGGTGTATCTGCTGACCACAgtggagaaagacagaagggGAAATTAAAGAAGG ACTCTGGCCAGGTGGATCAGCTCTTAGCCGTGTCTCTGAAAGAGGAGGAGCTGAGCCGGTCCATGCTGGCTGTGGACGCTTCTCTCATCCAGGCCCGCAGCTCACTGCAGGCCGCCTACACCGAAGTTCAGCGGCTCCTGTTGGTCAAACAGCAG GTGATTGCGGAGGTCAGTGGTCTGCGAGCCAGGCGTATTGAGATCCTACAGGGGATGCAAG TTGGATACTCTGTGGTGACTAGCAACGAGGACACCGCTACAGCGCTGTCGACCCAcaactcccctccccctgctcctgtgCTGTCAAACCCCTACGTGgtctcctccatcctgccccCCGTGGCCTTCTCGCCTCCCCTTCCCACCCTGACCGCGTCCCTGCACACACTGGGCCCCTTGCCCCCCACAATCAACCCTGACCCCCAACACCTTCCCCTCTACAGCTTGCCAAGTCAGATATTGAAACAGGAGTATGTTTTCCCACCCAGTCTGGAAACGG TTGCTGTCAGTCCGAACCTCCAGAGGGCTAGCCAGTCTCCGTCATCACCCATAACCACACCGGTTCCACCCAGTGTTGCCCAGCTGATGCCCCCCACTGCCCCATCAAACCCAGCCTCCCTGCTAGTCAACCTGCCTGCAGTGTCACCTCCTAACAACCAGAGGGAGGTAAATGTCACCACTGCACCAACTCTCTCCAAGTCTGTGGATGTTCGAGAAGACAAGTTGAGGCTGGAGATGAAGAGAAGTTTGGAGGATTCGAGTTCCTCCGCCAGCGACTCCGAGGAGGACCTCGAGGGGCCCATCAAGGCCTCTGTGGCCTCGGAGTCGCTGGAGGACAGCGACTGTTCTATCCAGATGGTGGAGACCACCTCAGCAAGCCGCATGGAGGAGGTAGTCGCCATCGAGGACTCCGACAGCGAGGATGACCGTggttcccctgctcctccccaggCCAGCTCTACCCCTCCTGGGCCCCTGGAACCATCCATTGTGGAAGTTAGCTCCTCCAGCACCCAGACCAGAGTCCCCCCAGCACTCCTTAAGGGTATCAAGCAAGACCCCCACAAGACGGGACCTTCAGATGAAGAACCTTCTCTGGGGTTTTTTGAAGGCCACACAGGCCCTGTCCATGGACTTCAGATTCACGAAGGTCTGCTATACACATGCTCCGGAGACAACACAGCACGGACCTTCAACTTACAG AGCAGGCAGTGCCAGGCTGTGTTTGAGGGCCACACCAACAAGATCAACTGCCTGCTGGTGTCGTCTCTGCCTGGTCTTCCGTCTCGCCTCTACACAGGCTCCAGTGACCAGACCGTCCGCTGCTACAGCATCAAA TCTATGAAGTGTCTGGAGCAGATTTCCCTGTCTGACCGGGTGCTGTGTCTGCACACGGCCTGGAAGATTCTCTACGTGGGCCTTGCCAATGGATCTGTGGTCAGCTTCGAGTTAAAG ACCCAGAGGCAGCTGGATGTGTTTGAGTGCCACGGCCCCCGGGGGGTGAGCTGCCTGGGCACAGCGCAGGAGGGCTCTCGCCGAGTGCTGCTGGTGGGCTCCTACGACAGCAGCATCAGTGTCCGTGACGCCCGCAGCGGCCTGCTGCTCCGCTCCCTGCAGGGACACACCAAGACGGTTCTCTGCATGAAG GTGGTGAACGATCTGGTCTTCAGCGGCTCTAGTGACACCTCGGTCCACGCCCACAACATCCAC AATGGAGAGCTGGTACGCATCTATAAGGGTCATGGACACGCAGTGACAGCATTAGCCATCTTGGGGAAAGTGATGGTCACAGCCTCTCTGGACAAGCTGGTGCGCGTGTACGAGTTACAG tCCCATGACCGCCTGCAGGTGTACGGAGGCCACACAGACATGGTGATGTGTATGGCCATCCATAAGAGTATA ATCTATACGGGCTGCTACGATGGGACTGTACAAGCGGTGAAACTCAACCTGATCGAGAACTATCGTTGCTGG TGGCAGGGCTGCTCTCTGATCTTTGCCGTGGCGGACCACCTCGTTCAGCACCTGCTCTGTGACCACAGTAATGCACAGCTGCAGAATGTCAAGTGCCGCTGGAAGTCCTGTGACGCCTTCTTTTCTGCCAAACAATCCTCGCTGAAA GAGCTGCCTGGACACATGCAGAGCCATGTGAAAAAGGACAGCAAGCTGGAGACCTGA
- the znf106b gene encoding zinc finger protein 106 isoform X4, with protein sequence MQYRQAARDYLLELRMTNVTMKNPAAKSNCMLCRMSFNKTKAHNHMQSLQHHRELEAVTGRDYTHDCQACGTSHIGLKCYASHISTPKHKANIKKLILKNKKPIFVEWTLDNETLSRIRIRNKELRLSQKKKRNKTKKHNLQQQKTMKPATAEGRQKNITPGQNQKQVKRQQPLVKTQTRIATSQPEQKDQNKENRLAGRLGWLLPGYPSTPQHHGGGKSDKPERLSHNKQSQATQSTSSKRKDHNKSITSGSCNNKHQNKFTRDDDNERLSLAGKLEKEKNNPQGAKPVNHTPHKSTMSISRDMGLYNSFTGSGTDLDYTNDDLPEAGSITFHMWPMPNIPERAPDSGKSALNTPVSTCRLHDPNPGPSQVEDKDIGPIRSEEVTVMLHQIRRALGRRDPCRASSEAQTQPHREKKTELSKATVDPMSDTKRQINGDSAAQGRVPRLRTLELPPSLSRHISEAGPQPNLNTACRIRNASESWKGQAEKEAALKPTMQKLLSLSGSHRKVNWKLYQEATRKNQQKVKGMPRFGIELVHHLSNPEGLTVDEEIPLSGHHDLSPPPAQASPDGEGASRAQRVEQPRAASGFPVSLKAEPSWCHGDDGVVVHRAEKRKRCNTDSELPGVSADHSGERQKGKLKKADSGQVDQLLAVSLKEEELSRSMLAVDASLIQARSSLQAAYTEVQRLLLVKQQVIAEVSGLRARRIEILQGMQVGYSVVTSNEDTATALSTHNSPPPAPVLSNPYVVSSILPPVAFSPPLPTLTASLHTLGPLPPTINPDPQHLPLYSLPSQILKQEYVFPPSLETVAVSPNLQRASQSPSSPITTPVPPSVAQLMPPTAPSNPASLLVNLPAVSPPNNQREASSTPPGPLEPSIVEVSSSSTQTRVPPALLKGIKQDPHKTGPSDEEPSLGFFEGHTGPVHGLQIHEGLLYTCSGDNTARTFNLQSRQCQAVFEGHTNKINCLLVSSLPGLPSRLYTGSSDQTVRCYSIKSMKCLEQISLSDRVLCLHTAWKILYVGLANGSVVSFELKTQRQLDVFECHGPRGVSCLGTAQEGSRRVLLVGSYDSSISVRDARSGLLLRSLQGHTKTVLCMKVVNDLVFSGSSDTSVHAHNIHNGELVRIYKGHGHAVTALAILGKVMVTASLDKLVRVYELQSHDRLQVYGGHTDMVMCMAIHKSIIYTGCYDGTVQAVKLNLIENYRCWWQGCSLIFAVADHLVQHLLCDHSNAQLQNVKCRWKSCDAFFSAKQSSLKELPGHMQSHVKKDSKLET encoded by the exons atgcaataccgCCAAGCTGCGAGGG ATTACCTTTTAGAGTTAAGAATGACCAACGTTACCATGAAAAATCCTGCCGCAAAGAGCAACTGTATGCTGTGCAGAATGTCATTTAACAAAACA AAAGCACATAATCATATGCAGAGCCTGCAACACCACCGGGAACTTGAGGCTGTGACAGGCAG GGACTATACTCATGATTGCCAGGCTTGTGGGACAAGCCACATTGGTCTGAAGTGCTATGCAAGTCACATATCTACACCTAAACACAAAGCCAACATAAAAAAGTTGATTCTGAAAAATAAAAAGCCCATCTTCGTTGAGTGGACCCTGGACAATGAGACCCTTTCAAGAATCAGGATACGCAACAAAGAACTCAGACTTTCACA gaaaaagaaaagaaacaagaCAAAGAAGCACAACTTGCAGCAACAAAAGACAATGAAACCTGCAACAGCAGAGGGGCGACAGAAGAACATAACCCCTGGACAGAATCAAAAGCAGGTGAAAAGACAGCAACCTCTGGTGAAGACCCAAACCAGAATTGCAACAAGTCAGCCTGAGCAGAAGGATCAGAATAAGGAGAACAGGTTAGCTGGAAGACTTGGGTGGCTGCTGCCTGGATACCCCAGCACACCCCAGCATCATGGTGGTGGAAAGTCTGATAAACCGGAGAGACTTAGCCACAATAAGCAATCCCAGGCCACCCAATCAACAAGCTCAAAACGAAAGGACCATAATAAATCCATTACTTCAGGTTCTTGCAACAACAAGCACCAGAATAAATTCACCAGAGATGACGACAATGAGAGGTTGTCATTAGCAGGCAagcttgaaaaagaaaaaaataacccTCAAGGAGCTAAACCAGTCAACCACACTCCACACAAGTCAACTATGTCCATCAGCAGAGACATGGGTCTTTATAATAGCTTTACTGGTAGTGGCACAGACCTGGACTACACCAATGATGACTTACCTGAAGCTGGGTCCATAACATTTCATATGTGGCCCATGCCGAACATTCCGGAAAGAGCCCCGGACTCAGGGAAAAGTGCACTCAACACTCCTGTGTCTACCTGTAGATTACATGACCCTAACCCAGGCCCTTCCCAGGTTGAAGACAAAGACATTGGTCCCATACGGAGTGAGGAAGTCACTGTGATGCTCCACCAGATTAGGAgggccctggggaggagggatcCATGCAGGGCCTCCAGTGAAGCACAGACTCAGCCGCacagagaaaagaaaacagagcTGTCAAAGGCAACTGTGGACCCCATGTCTGACACAAAAAGGCAGATTAACGGGGATAGTGCAGCCCAGGGAAGGGTGCCCAGACTCCGTACCCTggagctgcccccctcccttagCAGACATATTAGTGAAGCAGGGCCTCAGCCCAACCTCAACACGGCTTGCAGGATCCGGAACGCCAGCGAATCATGGAAGGGCCAGGCAGAGAAGGAGGCGGCGCTGAAGCCCACCATGCAGAAACTGCTGAGCTTGTCTGGCTCCCATAGGAAGGTCAACTGGAAGCTGTACCAGGAGGCCACCAGGAAAAACCAGCAGAAGGTCAAAGGCATGCCCAG GTTTGGGATTGAGCTGGTACATCATCTTTCCAACCCAGAGGGCTTGACTGTTGACGAGGAAATTCCCCTGTCTGGGCACCAtgacctgtctcctcccccagcccaggcTTCACCTGACGGAGAGGGAGCGTCCAGGGCCCAGAGGGTGGAACAGCCCAGAGCAGCGTCAgggttccctgtctctctgaagGCAGAGCCTAGCTGGTGTCATGGTGACGATGGAGTAGTGGTCCACAGAgctgagaagaggaagaggtgtAACact GATAGCGAACTACCTGGTGTATCTGCTGACCACAgtggagaaagacagaagggGAAATTAAAGAAGG CAGACTCTGGCCAGGTGGATCAGCTCTTAGCCGTGTCTCTGAAAGAGGAGGAGCTGAGCCGGTCCATGCTGGCTGTGGACGCTTCTCTCATCCAGGCCCGCAGCTCACTGCAGGCCGCCTACACCGAAGTTCAGCGGCTCCTGTTGGTCAAACAGCAG GTGATTGCGGAGGTCAGTGGTCTGCGAGCCAGGCGTATTGAGATCCTACAGGGGATGCAAG TTGGATACTCTGTGGTGACTAGCAACGAGGACACCGCTACAGCGCTGTCGACCCAcaactcccctccccctgctcctgtgCTGTCAAACCCCTACGTGgtctcctccatcctgccccCCGTGGCCTTCTCGCCTCCCCTTCCCACCCTGACCGCGTCCCTGCACACACTGGGCCCCTTGCCCCCCACAATCAACCCTGACCCCCAACACCTTCCCCTCTACAGCTTGCCAAGTCAGATATTGAAACAGGAGTATGTTTTCCCACCCAGTCTGGAAACGG TTGCTGTCAGTCCGAACCTCCAGAGGGCTAGCCAGTCTCCGTCATCACCCATAACCACACCGGTTCCACCCAGTGTTGCCCAGCTGATGCCCCCCACTGCCCCATCAAACCCAGCCTCCCTGCTAGTCAACCTGCCTGCAGTGTCACCTCCTAACAACCAGAGGGAG gCCAGCTCTACCCCTCCTGGGCCCCTGGAACCATCCATTGTGGAAGTTAGCTCCTCCAGCACCCAGACCAGAGTCCCCCCAGCACTCCTTAAGGGTATCAAGCAAGACCCCCACAAGACGGGACCTTCAGATGAAGAACCTTCTCTGGGGTTTTTTGAAGGCCACACAGGCCCTGTCCATGGACTTCAGATTCACGAAGGTCTGCTATACACATGCTCCGGAGACAACACAGCACGGACCTTCAACTTACAG AGCAGGCAGTGCCAGGCTGTGTTTGAGGGCCACACCAACAAGATCAACTGCCTGCTGGTGTCGTCTCTGCCTGGTCTTCCGTCTCGCCTCTACACAGGCTCCAGTGACCAGACCGTCCGCTGCTACAGCATCAAA TCTATGAAGTGTCTGGAGCAGATTTCCCTGTCTGACCGGGTGCTGTGTCTGCACACGGCCTGGAAGATTCTCTACGTGGGCCTTGCCAATGGATCTGTGGTCAGCTTCGAGTTAAAG ACCCAGAGGCAGCTGGATGTGTTTGAGTGCCACGGCCCCCGGGGGGTGAGCTGCCTGGGCACAGCGCAGGAGGGCTCTCGCCGAGTGCTGCTGGTGGGCTCCTACGACAGCAGCATCAGTGTCCGTGACGCCCGCAGCGGCCTGCTGCTCCGCTCCCTGCAGGGACACACCAAGACGGTTCTCTGCATGAAG GTGGTGAACGATCTGGTCTTCAGCGGCTCTAGTGACACCTCGGTCCACGCCCACAACATCCAC AATGGAGAGCTGGTACGCATCTATAAGGGTCATGGACACGCAGTGACAGCATTAGCCATCTTGGGGAAAGTGATGGTCACAGCCTCTCTGGACAAGCTGGTGCGCGTGTACGAGTTACAG tCCCATGACCGCCTGCAGGTGTACGGAGGCCACACAGACATGGTGATGTGTATGGCCATCCATAAGAGTATA ATCTATACGGGCTGCTACGATGGGACTGTACAAGCGGTGAAACTCAACCTGATCGAGAACTATCGTTGCTGG TGGCAGGGCTGCTCTCTGATCTTTGCCGTGGCGGACCACCTCGTTCAGCACCTGCTCTGTGACCACAGTAATGCACAGCTGCAGAATGTCAAGTGCCGCTGGAAGTCCTGTGACGCCTTCTTTTCTGCCAAACAATCCTCGCTGAAA GAGCTGCCTGGACACATGCAGAGCCATGTGAAAAAGGACAGCAAGCTGGAGACCTGA